One genomic segment of Anticarsia gemmatalis isolate Benzon Research Colony breed Stoneville strain chromosome Z, ilAntGemm2 primary, whole genome shotgun sequence includes these proteins:
- the LOC142986182 gene encoding DENN domain-containing protein 1A-like isoform X2, with product MGSRVRDTVRFLFELFCEVSPGDHLREPYILKKYPESYKNEEELKNIPKFTFPCQLENTFAQYYSFVLTSEDSKYTFCFCRYDPKSNTGLVLLSHLPWHDIFYKLLNCIANLINSPGKGELTSFLEACRIRPPMPGHTLKVTYNEGHSVFTCQCPDNKLPSIPENCNLTEYFSAMDTKCMAGLWAALLHERRVAIVATKPSRLSACVQAANATLFPMSWQHIFIPILPKHLVDYLLAPMPFLIGVPRSVMENVRMSEIGDVVVLDVDANELRTPFNDLESLPSDLVASLKKALSDKNALGDAVSRAFLRALVCLIGGYRDAIKIENGQLITFNPEAFVRTRKHMQPFLKKILQSQIFRQFIDERLDLLNSGRGFNDEFEVECNLYADKLNTGSGQKLKQQYRDWAKTVKKEGGAFFKTVKDKVRQGGKNMKSAVKGLKNKIPRTGSRPSSINTTDDSRFSCGSATPVSSDSSDSSPAREPIAPREQPPALPLDLLTEMEYLFANKNAQRRDSFPNSSHNSEISLPDKAKTLSPCLPPRLPERPQPPVRYPIIFTRKLIDLSDAPTPPPRATPATSNNIHFVSNITKNDVKTTPDFHTSTIRFTEGNDKAKLKLTLSSNQRKMSQPSAPSPCNGTAPKPPAPSVGRASVQLAGAKPRLAPRPAANLAPYRAKLQESCGSDSDLIKLDDSPTDLEDFDPLKCRDKSQKVEQIKSTDSALLHEYGLDFSQFGMFDYSAGSSDRQEPASNVPKGWTTFN from the exons ATGGGTTCCAGAGTAAG AGACACTGTACGCTTCCTATTTGAATTATTCTGTGAAGTATCACCAGGTGATCATCTAAGGGAAccatacatattaaaaaaatacccagAATCATACAAAAATGAGGAGGAACTGAAAAATATACCCAAATTTACATTTCCTTGTCAGTTAGAAAA TACATTTGCACAATACTACTCATTTGTATTAACATCGGAGGActctaaatatacattttgctTCTGCCGGTATGATCCAAAATCAAACACTGGGCTAGTGTTACTATCACATCTGCCATGGcacgatatattttataa GTTATTGAATTGTATAGCAAACCTTATAAATAGTCCAGGAAAAGGAGAGTTAACATCATTCCTAGAAGCATGTCGAATACGTCCTCCTATGCCCGGGCACACGCTCAAAGTGACCTACAACGAAGGTCACAGCGTTTTCACATGCCAGTGTCCTGACAATAAACTACCAAGTATTCCGGAAAAC TGTAATTTAACGGAATACTTCAGTGCCATGGACACAAAATGCATGGCTGGGCTATGGGCCGCGTTACTTCACGAGCGCAGAGTGGCCATAGTCGCAACAAAGCCTTCGAGACTATCAGCGTGTGTGCAGGCAGCGAATGCAACACTATTCCCTATGTCATGGCAACACATATTCATTCCCATATTACCAAAACATCTAGTTGATTATTTATTGGCGCCCATGCCATTTCTAATTGGAGTTCCTAGAAGTGTGATGGAG aATGTGAGAATGTCGGAAATAGGTGATGTGGTTGTATTAGATGTAGATGCAAATGAGCTCAGAACTCCATTTAACGATTTGGAGAGTCTTCCATCGGATTTA gtaGCAAGTTTAAAGAAAGCTTTAAGTGATAAAAATGCTCTCGGTGATGCTGTGTCTCGGGCCTTTTTGCGTGCGCTAGTGTGTTTGATAGGTGGATATCGTGATGCTATCAA AATTGAGAATGGTCAGCTGATTACATTTAATCCAGAGGCTTTTGTAAGGACCAGAAAACATATGCAACCATTCCTTAAAAAGATATTACAGTCGCAAATATTTCGACAG TTTATTGATGAAAGACTGGATCTACTAAACTCAGGACGAGGTTTTAACGACGAGTTCGAAGTGGAGTGCAATCTTTACGCCGACAAACTGAACACTGGCAGTGGACAGAAACTAAAACAACAGTACAGGGATTGGGCCAAAACCGTCAAGAAAGAAGGAGGCGCATTCTTTAAGACTGTCAAAGATAAG GTCCGTCAAGGTGGAAAGAATATGAAATCGGCTGTGAAAGGATTGAAGAATAAAATACCGAGAACTGGTTCCCGACCATCGTCGATAAATACTACGGATGATAGCAG ATTCTCGTGCGGGTCGGCGACGCCCGTGTCATCGGACTCATCAGACTCGTCGCCGGCGCGCGAGCCCATCGCCCCGCGCGAGCAGCCGCCCGCGCTCCCGCTCGACCTACTCACCGAGATGGAATACTTGTTCGCCAACAAGAACGCACAACGACGCGACAGCTTCCCCAACAGTTCGCACAACTCCGAAATAAGCCTCCCCGACAAAGCG aaaACACTGTCACCATGTCTCCCACCCCGGTTACCGGAACGTCCCCAACCCCCAGTCCGTTACCCAATAATTTTCACAAGGAAACTAATCGATTTGTCTGACGCGcccacgccgccgccgcgcgcgaCGCCCGCGACTTCCAACAACATACACTTTGTCAGTAACATCACAAAAAACGATGTGAAAACCACGCCAGACTTCCATACCAGCACGATACGCTTCACGGAAGGCAATGACAAGGCTAAGTTAAAACTGACCCTGTCGTCGAACCAGAGGAAAATGTCGCAACCGAGCGCGCCCTCGCCGTGCAATGGCACAGCGCCCAAACCTCCGGCACCCTCAGTAGGTAGAGCGAGCGTCCAGCTCGCGGGCGCTAAGCCCCGGCTCGCCCCGCGGCCCGCCGCCAACCTAGCTCCCTACAGGGCGAAACTACAAGAG TCGTGTGGCTCAGATTCTGATCTCATTAAACTGGACGATTCACCGACAGACCTAGAAGATTTCGATCCGCTCAAGTGTCGTGATAAAAGTCAGAAAGTTGAACAAATCAAGTCAACAGACAGTGCTCTCTTACACGAATACGGACTAGACTTTAGCCAATTCGGTATGTTTGACTACTCGGCAGGATCGAGCGACCGACAGGAGCCCGCCTCTAATGTTCCCAAAGGGTGGACCACGTTTAATTAG
- the LOC142986182 gene encoding DENN domain-containing protein 1A-like isoform X3, which produces MGSRVRDTVRFLFELFCEVSPGDHLREPYILKKYPESYKNEEELKNIPKFTFPCQLENTFAQYYSFVLTSEDSKYTFCFCRYDPKSNTGLVLLSHLPWHDIFYKLLNCIANLINSPGKGELTSFLEACRIRPPMPGHTLKVTYNEGHSVFTCQCPDNKLPSIPENCNLTEYFSAMDTKCMAGLWAALLHERRVAIVATKPSRLSACVQAANATLFPMSWQHIFIPILPKHLVDYLLAPMPFLIGVPRSVMENVRMSEIGDVVVLDVDANELRTPFNDLESLPSDLVASLKKALSDKNALGDAVSRAFLRALVCLIGGYRDAIKIENGQLITFNPEAFVRTRKHMQPFLKKILQSQIFRQFIDERLDLLNSGRGFNDEFEVECNLYADKLNTGSGQKLKQQYRDWAKTVKKEGGAFFKTVKDKANPAVQSAVKTVRQGGKNMKSAVKGLKNKIPRTGSRPSSINTTDDSRFSCGSATPVSSDSSDSSPAREPIAPREQPPALPLDLLTEMEYLFANKNAQRRDSFPNSSHNSEISLPDKASCGSDSDLIKLDDSPTDLEDFDPLKCRDKSQKVEQIKSTDSALLHEYGLDFSQFGMFDYSAGSSDRQEPASNVPKGWTTFN; this is translated from the exons ATGGGTTCCAGAGTAAG AGACACTGTACGCTTCCTATTTGAATTATTCTGTGAAGTATCACCAGGTGATCATCTAAGGGAAccatacatattaaaaaaatacccagAATCATACAAAAATGAGGAGGAACTGAAAAATATACCCAAATTTACATTTCCTTGTCAGTTAGAAAA TACATTTGCACAATACTACTCATTTGTATTAACATCGGAGGActctaaatatacattttgctTCTGCCGGTATGATCCAAAATCAAACACTGGGCTAGTGTTACTATCACATCTGCCATGGcacgatatattttataa GTTATTGAATTGTATAGCAAACCTTATAAATAGTCCAGGAAAAGGAGAGTTAACATCATTCCTAGAAGCATGTCGAATACGTCCTCCTATGCCCGGGCACACGCTCAAAGTGACCTACAACGAAGGTCACAGCGTTTTCACATGCCAGTGTCCTGACAATAAACTACCAAGTATTCCGGAAAAC TGTAATTTAACGGAATACTTCAGTGCCATGGACACAAAATGCATGGCTGGGCTATGGGCCGCGTTACTTCACGAGCGCAGAGTGGCCATAGTCGCAACAAAGCCTTCGAGACTATCAGCGTGTGTGCAGGCAGCGAATGCAACACTATTCCCTATGTCATGGCAACACATATTCATTCCCATATTACCAAAACATCTAGTTGATTATTTATTGGCGCCCATGCCATTTCTAATTGGAGTTCCTAGAAGTGTGATGGAG aATGTGAGAATGTCGGAAATAGGTGATGTGGTTGTATTAGATGTAGATGCAAATGAGCTCAGAACTCCATTTAACGATTTGGAGAGTCTTCCATCGGATTTA gtaGCAAGTTTAAAGAAAGCTTTAAGTGATAAAAATGCTCTCGGTGATGCTGTGTCTCGGGCCTTTTTGCGTGCGCTAGTGTGTTTGATAGGTGGATATCGTGATGCTATCAA AATTGAGAATGGTCAGCTGATTACATTTAATCCAGAGGCTTTTGTAAGGACCAGAAAACATATGCAACCATTCCTTAAAAAGATATTACAGTCGCAAATATTTCGACAG TTTATTGATGAAAGACTGGATCTACTAAACTCAGGACGAGGTTTTAACGACGAGTTCGAAGTGGAGTGCAATCTTTACGCCGACAAACTGAACACTGGCAGTGGACAGAAACTAAAACAACAGTACAGGGATTGGGCCAAAACCGTCAAGAAAGAAGGAGGCGCATTCTTTAAGACTGTCAAAGATAAG GCGAACCCAGCAGTGCAATCGGCGGTCAAAACG GTCCGTCAAGGTGGAAAGAATATGAAATCGGCTGTGAAAGGATTGAAGAATAAAATACCGAGAACTGGTTCCCGACCATCGTCGATAAATACTACGGATGATAGCAG ATTCTCGTGCGGGTCGGCGACGCCCGTGTCATCGGACTCATCAGACTCGTCGCCGGCGCGCGAGCCCATCGCCCCGCGCGAGCAGCCGCCCGCGCTCCCGCTCGACCTACTCACCGAGATGGAATACTTGTTCGCCAACAAGAACGCACAACGACGCGACAGCTTCCCCAACAGTTCGCACAACTCCGAAATAAGCCTCCCCGACAAAGCG TCGTGTGGCTCAGATTCTGATCTCATTAAACTGGACGATTCACCGACAGACCTAGAAGATTTCGATCCGCTCAAGTGTCGTGATAAAAGTCAGAAAGTTGAACAAATCAAGTCAACAGACAGTGCTCTCTTACACGAATACGGACTAGACTTTAGCCAATTCGGTATGTTTGACTACTCGGCAGGATCGAGCGACCGACAGGAGCCCGCCTCTAATGTTCCCAAAGGGTGGACCACGTTTAATTAG
- the LOC142986182 gene encoding DENN domain-containing protein 1A-like isoform X1: MGSRVRDTVRFLFELFCEVSPGDHLREPYILKKYPESYKNEEELKNIPKFTFPCQLENTFAQYYSFVLTSEDSKYTFCFCRYDPKSNTGLVLLSHLPWHDIFYKLLNCIANLINSPGKGELTSFLEACRIRPPMPGHTLKVTYNEGHSVFTCQCPDNKLPSIPENCNLTEYFSAMDTKCMAGLWAALLHERRVAIVATKPSRLSACVQAANATLFPMSWQHIFIPILPKHLVDYLLAPMPFLIGVPRSVMENVRMSEIGDVVVLDVDANELRTPFNDLESLPSDLVASLKKALSDKNALGDAVSRAFLRALVCLIGGYRDAIKIENGQLITFNPEAFVRTRKHMQPFLKKILQSQIFRQFIDERLDLLNSGRGFNDEFEVECNLYADKLNTGSGQKLKQQYRDWAKTVKKEGGAFFKTVKDKANPAVQSAVKTVRQGGKNMKSAVKGLKNKIPRTGSRPSSINTTDDSRFSCGSATPVSSDSSDSSPAREPIAPREQPPALPLDLLTEMEYLFANKNAQRRDSFPNSSHNSEISLPDKAKTLSPCLPPRLPERPQPPVRYPIIFTRKLIDLSDAPTPPPRATPATSNNIHFVSNITKNDVKTTPDFHTSTIRFTEGNDKAKLKLTLSSNQRKMSQPSAPSPCNGTAPKPPAPSVGRASVQLAGAKPRLAPRPAANLAPYRAKLQESCGSDSDLIKLDDSPTDLEDFDPLKCRDKSQKVEQIKSTDSALLHEYGLDFSQFGMFDYSAGSSDRQEPASNVPKGWTTFN, translated from the exons ATGGGTTCCAGAGTAAG AGACACTGTACGCTTCCTATTTGAATTATTCTGTGAAGTATCACCAGGTGATCATCTAAGGGAAccatacatattaaaaaaatacccagAATCATACAAAAATGAGGAGGAACTGAAAAATATACCCAAATTTACATTTCCTTGTCAGTTAGAAAA TACATTTGCACAATACTACTCATTTGTATTAACATCGGAGGActctaaatatacattttgctTCTGCCGGTATGATCCAAAATCAAACACTGGGCTAGTGTTACTATCACATCTGCCATGGcacgatatattttataa GTTATTGAATTGTATAGCAAACCTTATAAATAGTCCAGGAAAAGGAGAGTTAACATCATTCCTAGAAGCATGTCGAATACGTCCTCCTATGCCCGGGCACACGCTCAAAGTGACCTACAACGAAGGTCACAGCGTTTTCACATGCCAGTGTCCTGACAATAAACTACCAAGTATTCCGGAAAAC TGTAATTTAACGGAATACTTCAGTGCCATGGACACAAAATGCATGGCTGGGCTATGGGCCGCGTTACTTCACGAGCGCAGAGTGGCCATAGTCGCAACAAAGCCTTCGAGACTATCAGCGTGTGTGCAGGCAGCGAATGCAACACTATTCCCTATGTCATGGCAACACATATTCATTCCCATATTACCAAAACATCTAGTTGATTATTTATTGGCGCCCATGCCATTTCTAATTGGAGTTCCTAGAAGTGTGATGGAG aATGTGAGAATGTCGGAAATAGGTGATGTGGTTGTATTAGATGTAGATGCAAATGAGCTCAGAACTCCATTTAACGATTTGGAGAGTCTTCCATCGGATTTA gtaGCAAGTTTAAAGAAAGCTTTAAGTGATAAAAATGCTCTCGGTGATGCTGTGTCTCGGGCCTTTTTGCGTGCGCTAGTGTGTTTGATAGGTGGATATCGTGATGCTATCAA AATTGAGAATGGTCAGCTGATTACATTTAATCCAGAGGCTTTTGTAAGGACCAGAAAACATATGCAACCATTCCTTAAAAAGATATTACAGTCGCAAATATTTCGACAG TTTATTGATGAAAGACTGGATCTACTAAACTCAGGACGAGGTTTTAACGACGAGTTCGAAGTGGAGTGCAATCTTTACGCCGACAAACTGAACACTGGCAGTGGACAGAAACTAAAACAACAGTACAGGGATTGGGCCAAAACCGTCAAGAAAGAAGGAGGCGCATTCTTTAAGACTGTCAAAGATAAG GCGAACCCAGCAGTGCAATCGGCGGTCAAAACG GTCCGTCAAGGTGGAAAGAATATGAAATCGGCTGTGAAAGGATTGAAGAATAAAATACCGAGAACTGGTTCCCGACCATCGTCGATAAATACTACGGATGATAGCAG ATTCTCGTGCGGGTCGGCGACGCCCGTGTCATCGGACTCATCAGACTCGTCGCCGGCGCGCGAGCCCATCGCCCCGCGCGAGCAGCCGCCCGCGCTCCCGCTCGACCTACTCACCGAGATGGAATACTTGTTCGCCAACAAGAACGCACAACGACGCGACAGCTTCCCCAACAGTTCGCACAACTCCGAAATAAGCCTCCCCGACAAAGCG aaaACACTGTCACCATGTCTCCCACCCCGGTTACCGGAACGTCCCCAACCCCCAGTCCGTTACCCAATAATTTTCACAAGGAAACTAATCGATTTGTCTGACGCGcccacgccgccgccgcgcgcgaCGCCCGCGACTTCCAACAACATACACTTTGTCAGTAACATCACAAAAAACGATGTGAAAACCACGCCAGACTTCCATACCAGCACGATACGCTTCACGGAAGGCAATGACAAGGCTAAGTTAAAACTGACCCTGTCGTCGAACCAGAGGAAAATGTCGCAACCGAGCGCGCCCTCGCCGTGCAATGGCACAGCGCCCAAACCTCCGGCACCCTCAGTAGGTAGAGCGAGCGTCCAGCTCGCGGGCGCTAAGCCCCGGCTCGCCCCGCGGCCCGCCGCCAACCTAGCTCCCTACAGGGCGAAACTACAAGAG TCGTGTGGCTCAGATTCTGATCTCATTAAACTGGACGATTCACCGACAGACCTAGAAGATTTCGATCCGCTCAAGTGTCGTGATAAAAGTCAGAAAGTTGAACAAATCAAGTCAACAGACAGTGCTCTCTTACACGAATACGGACTAGACTTTAGCCAATTCGGTATGTTTGACTACTCGGCAGGATCGAGCGACCGACAGGAGCCCGCCTCTAATGTTCCCAAAGGGTGGACCACGTTTAATTAG